From a single Anaerolineales bacterium genomic region:
- the frr gene encoding ribosome recycling factor, with protein MSTDEIKDLLKDAEHRMQGAIQSLSDDLAGIRTGRASPALVEKLSVEYYGTPTPLMNLASISVPEPRSLMIKPFDAGSLKDIERAIRTSDLGLNPNSDGKTIHLNLPPLNEERRRELVKHMNHRLEEARIAVRNIRRDLHNDLRDYEKEKLITEDDLKRGEDDLQKLTDKFVEEIARLGQNKEKDIMEV; from the coding sequence GTGAGTACTGACGAAATCAAAGATCTGTTGAAAGACGCCGAACATCGTATGCAAGGCGCGATCCAATCCCTCAGTGATGATCTGGCGGGTATCCGCACGGGGCGTGCCAGCCCCGCCCTTGTGGAAAAACTCTCTGTGGAATATTACGGCACGCCGACCCCGCTCATGAATCTCGCTTCGATCAGCGTACCTGAGCCGCGCTCCCTGATGATCAAACCGTTCGATGCCGGTTCTCTAAAAGATATCGAACGGGCGATTCGTACCTCGGACCTTGGGTTGAATCCCAATTCTGACGGCAAGACCATCCACCTGAACCTGCCCCCGCTGAACGAGGAACGCCGCCGCGAACTGGTCAAGCACATGAACCACCGTCTCGAAGAGGCGCGCATTGCTGTCCGCAACATCCGCCGCGACCTCCACAATGACCTGCGTGATTACGAAAAGGAAAAGCTCATCACCGAAGACGACCTCAAGCGCGGCGAAGATGACCTGCAAAAACTGACCGATAAATTCGTGGAAGAGATCGCACGCCTCGGACAGAATAAAGAAAAAGACATCATGGAAGTCTAG
- the pyrH gene encoding UMP kinase yields the protein MTELKYKRVLLKLSGEALGGQLGYGIDVDEAESIASRIKEVHEMGVDVAVVIGAGNLWRGKQGLERGMDRSTADYMGMLATVMNAMALMDALERQGVMTRVMSAIEMRAIAEPYIRRRAIRHLEKKRVVIFGAGTGNPFFSTDTAAALRATEIDADVVIKATKVDGVYDADPKKNPDAKKFDTLSYIEVLNRRLEVMDSTAITLCMENSLPIFVLNLWDSKALLGALRGEQVGTLVTT from the coding sequence ATGACTGAACTGAAGTACAAAAGAGTTCTGCTGAAATTGAGCGGCGAAGCGCTTGGCGGTCAATTGGGCTATGGCATCGACGTGGACGAAGCTGAGTCGATTGCCAGCCGCATCAAGGAAGTTCATGAAATGGGCGTGGATGTTGCAGTGGTGATCGGCGCGGGCAACCTATGGCGCGGCAAGCAGGGACTTGAGCGCGGCATGGATCGCTCCACGGCAGATTACATGGGGATGCTCGCCACCGTCATGAACGCCATGGCGTTGATGGATGCGCTCGAGCGGCAGGGCGTCATGACGCGCGTCATGTCTGCCATCGAGATGCGTGCCATTGCCGAGCCGTATATCCGCCGACGTGCCATCCGGCACCTTGAAAAAAAGCGTGTAGTCATCTTCGGTGCGGGCACAGGGAATCCGTTCTTCTCCACCGATACTGCCGCAGCCCTGCGCGCTACCGAGATCGATGCGGACGTCGTCATCAAAGCGACCAAAGTGGATGGTGTGTACGATGCCGATCCCAAGAAAAATCCCGATGCCAAAAAGTTCGACACATTAAGTTACATTGAAGTGCTCAACCGCCGCCTTGAGGTCATGGACAGCACCGCCATTACATTATGCATGGAGAACAGCCTGCCGATCTTCGTTCTAAACCTGTGGGACTCAAAAGCCCTGCTTGGAGCGTTGCGTGGCGAGCAAGTCGGTACGCTGGTAACAACCTGA
- the tsf gene encoding translation elongation factor Ts, with amino-acid sequence MEITTEMIKQLRAATSAPMLDCRKALQEANGDFDKAVDWLREKGMATAAKRSDRDASNGVVELYSHGNGRVGVMVEINCETDFVARNEQFRTLAHEIALQIAAGSPRYITAEEIPASELEHEAEIARARAKEEGKPDNVLEKIVEGRIEKFKDEVCLMRQAYIRDESITIEKLILQNVAAIGENVIVRRFQRWELGESTK; translated from the coding sequence ATGGAAATTACTACAGAGATGATCAAGCAGCTTCGCGCTGCAACCAGCGCCCCCATGCTGGATTGCCGCAAAGCGCTTCAGGAAGCAAATGGCGATTTTGACAAGGCTGTGGATTGGTTGCGCGAAAAGGGAATGGCGACCGCCGCCAAACGCTCTGACCGCGATGCGTCCAACGGCGTTGTTGAACTCTATTCCCACGGCAATGGGCGTGTCGGCGTGATGGTGGAGATCAACTGCGAGACCGATTTTGTGGCGCGCAATGAGCAGTTCCGCACGCTGGCTCACGAGATCGCACTGCAGATCGCTGCAGGTTCCCCGCGTTATATCACCGCCGAGGAAATACCCGCTTCCGAACTTGAACACGAGGCGGAGATCGCCCGCGCCCGTGCCAAGGAGGAAGGCAAACCTGATAACGTTCTGGAGAAGATCGTGGAAGGCCGCATCGAAAAGTTCAAGGATGAGGTCTGCCTGATGCGTCAAGCCTACATCCGCGATGAGTCGATCACCATTGAAAAGCTCATTTTGCAGAATGTCGCCGCTATTGGCGAGAACGTGATCGTGCGCCGCTTCCAGCGCTGGGAGTTGGGTGAAAGCACCAAGTAA